One Osmerus eperlanus chromosome 2, fOsmEpe2.1, whole genome shotgun sequence genomic window, TACATGAACTAGTGGATGGCTTAAACTTTTCACATTCTGCTGATCTTGTATGTATTTGTACCaagtcagttgtgtgtgtgtgtgtgtgtgtgtgtgtgtgtgtgtgtacatcattATCATATAGTACTATGGTATAACGTCTGTATTTCAAGACACATTGACACACTGCACATCACATGACCTTTCAAGGTAAAACAATGCATATTGGTTTTTCGCAGCCTACGgatgttttatttattattaatagACCAGAACATGCTTATTGGCCTGTGAAAAAGAGGAATTCATACAGAATAAGAGTTATCGAGCTTTTTTACCGACACGTAGTTGGCTACACATTACAGATTGGAAAAAATCCTATTTTGTGTGCAAAGCTCTTTATCAGGTATTATTCGGAATGCCTAATGTTGTATTAGTGGACGCGCTTATTTCTTATATTTAAGCTACACATAGGAGGAAGTAAACGCCTCGTTCCCATACAATCAGCAATGCTGTGGGACATATATTCCGTATTCTTTAATATGGCTCAGTAAAATAAGATTTAAGGAAGGTTTGGTATTGACATTAAATCAGTAAGTAGGCTAGACAACGACCTTTTGTGACAGGCTAAAAAAACAACCATTGCAACACACTATAGCCTAAAATGCTGCAAAGTTTACCTTTTCTTCGCAGTGCAATGGTTGATTTAGACTACGTTTTCCATTTAATTGGATCATCTTTGTCTATCTTTTGATTGTCATTCTGACAATGACAATGCTTAGAGAGAGGCCATGTTATCAAGCCAGTCCTGTTGTTGCAGAGTTAAAGAGGGAGTGTAGAAGTGGAGAATGATTTCCCGTAAATCACCATCAGCCAATTACAGCTCTCTGGTTGGCCAAGGGCAAGCTAGGATCAAGCGACACTAAGCAACAGACGTAGGCTACACAGCACGATTACAGGGCATGTATTAAAGAGAGATAATACAGAAAGAGATTATTAACAGTGGATAACCAGAAGAGAAACCTGCCTCTGGTATGTCTATGTTTCTGTCCTCTAATCTTTACATATTTTTCTCAGTTGGGTCGTCTACTTCCGGCCCTTTTCATGTTCAGTTGGAGTGTGGTTTTGGGTTGTGGTTTTTGCAGTAGGGGTGCATGTGCATGCAAGCTTTAGCATTAAGTGACTTTTGATAGATTGTGTGTTACTTTAATATGTGGTTAAATACATACTGAAGGACGTTTCAAGGGGTAAATTGTGTTGTCGATCCAGCATGTGAACATCAATAGACTAGACAACCCATTTCTCTTTAAGTTAATTGTCAAATATATAATTGCTGTTTAGGCTGGTTTTGCACCAGGGAGGTTAAGAAACCTCATTGCCCCTTAAAGGAGCTTTTGTCTGTGGTTCAAATGCCGAGAGACAGTGAGATAAACTAGGGTCAAGTGCAGTACAGCACATGATGCAACAGGCAGAAACTATAGCTCGAAGTTCTTCAGAGCTTATACCAGTCTCTGACAGGTCCCCCCATTTGACCactcaactcaaacatgctgtgttCAGATCTTGTCACAGTCATTTGTCAAATTGCAGTTATTATGACATTAATTCACATTTCATCTCTGTCTTATCTCAGGATCTATCTACTGTTCTCTATCCCAAGACCACAGTCTACATTAGTTCCGTGAAGGAACCTCACAAAACCACTCTACTGTACTTCATACTAACTTTACAGTTGTAACTGTCAAAACAAGCCTGCTATTGAGTTTCCTGCCTTATGCGTCCTTCCGCCAATTTGAAGTTATAGTGAGCAAGGTGTGCCGCTGATCAAGTTTCTGTGCATCACAGACTAAACCGTCTTTGTTGAGAGTCTGATAGAACAGTGGATGAAAGAACAAGGAAGAGATAACCACCACGACAACAAGCCTTGCTTTGTTCCGTTGCTAACAGGTGGAAAGTCCAGTTCACATGAGATCTCTTCAGGATTATAGATGAAGCTTGTAAACTGTACGGTTTGATTAGAGTTGACACTAATGCAACCGCAGGTTTTACCGCAGACATTTACCACTGGCGGTGTAACAACAACTTAGATTAGTGTATTTTTAAAGGGTTGTTATACTGATGCAAGAGTTTGACCAATGGATCCAATATCCAAGGCTGCTTTTAACTACCAATTTGATTGTAGTTTCCAACATTGTGTTTCTTCCACAGCAGGTGAAATGGCAGTCAGTGGCAGGCTTCTCAGAAACTCGACCACTCCATTCTCTTGTTCACTTGGAGCTGACCGGAATAAAGCGGACCTGGCCTACCAAACCCATGTCCAGAGGgtagaggacaagaggaggaaggagagcaaAGGAGACATCATGGAAAATGTCCACCCCATTATTGCAAAAGTCTTAACACAAGGGACAGCACAAGTAGGGGAAGGACCACCGAATTGTTGGGAGAACTCCCCCTTCATCGCCCAGGCTGAATGTGAGTATAAATGAGGAAAAACACTCCACAGTCCTTATCATGTAGAGAAAGAGTGGTCCAGTGAGCTAACACCTGCTGTCTATACTCTGCAGGTGAAACCCAAGAATCCCAAGAGTTCAGCCCTTCCTGTTCATCACGCTCCTACAATCCCCCCACCTGCCTCATCAGCGGGTATGACCTCTCTCAATAACACAGTCCCTCAGTGTAGCTCCTGCACATTTGGGCCACTTTTGCCAGATTTCACGCAGTTTGTGGTTCTGTTTAAACGGTATTGTCTTAACATATGCTATAGCTGTCATCTTTTGTGACATTTGATATATTCATGCCAGTTAGTTCAGAATTAAATCACACGGGTTGTTTTGTCTTCCACAGTCACTTCTCGGAACACAACCATGTGGTGGACCCCACCTCACTGCACCCCCTGGACACCTGCCGGTCCCAGCACATCCCCAGGAAGAAGCAACGGAAAAGACAGAAAcgaaaggagaagaagaaagaggagaaggcgAAGAGCAGAAAGCCGAGACCGAGGCGCAGAGTTCCTTCTGGAGTTCCGGAGCAGGAGAGTGGCACTATTCGTCTGGTCTTACAGGTAAGTCCGACATGGCTCTTACTCTGGTCTCAAACTCTGATAAATGACAGGCAATAAATTGTCTGAAGCTCAGATTACGTTTGAGGTTGCACCTACAGTCATCCTTGCACACACATAATCCAGGGAGTTCTGACAATGTTTCCTCATGTGTGAAGCCCAGAACCCACGATAAACTGGCAGCACAGTGTGCCTGCAGGTACCTCtttcaaaaaacattttttacctGGAAGACCCACTATCTGTAATCGTCCCTTTCATGGCTTGTTCCACCTTAGGGTAAGGTGTCAGACTCCCAGAGAGAAAGAACCATCAACAGCCATCTCCAAGGTTCAGAGGAGCAAGAGAGGGGGCTGTCATCTTATTCCTACAACCCAGGCCACATCTGGGAGCCCCAAAATTGTAACCCTCTCTCCGACCTCCCtgcctttgggctggacggtgACTCTGAGAGTTTGGGAGACTTCACTCTGGCCCTGGCGGGCCTTCGGGGTAGTGTGAGTCAGGGGGACCTGTGTTTCGCAGCTCCCTTTTCCAAAGACATGGAGACGGACGTGAGGAAGGCCGAGGAGAACGAGCTCTCTGCGTCGGAGCCTGACATAAACGAGGGCATCGTTTTCAATGAGGTAGGCCTGACTCTcaactgggggtgggggggggggggtctctgttACTAAATATATATGATCACGATGATGTTGAATAAGATGCTTGTTCCATTGGTAGTTGGTGTCCTCTGAATCACGCCTGCTTGCTCTCCGGTTTCTCATTAGAACATTCGGCCTGTGGACTATGAGtacagagaggggaaggagttcACCTCCGAGTTCATCAGGAGGGGAGCCTACGGAGAGGTGTACAGTGTCCgagacagaaaaacaaactACCGATTTGCTTCCAAAAAGGTGCGGCAAGAGACAAGAGTGTCTGTACTTCACCATGTTGTCCGTGTGGATGTGCATCATCAAATATGTGTCCTTTCGTTTATTCCCTTTCTTTGCTCCCAGATTCCTCTGAAGAATTTCAACAGTGGGGAGGTAAGCACGTGGAGTGCCCTCAAGTCTCCTCGCGTGGTGGAGCTCTTCggagtggtgagggaggggcCTTACGTTCACCTGTTAATGGAGTACAAATCTGGTAAGCCCTTCctgcctctgtgtgtcctgCCTCCAGCCAGGGCTCTCTAAAGTCGACTGCGCTTCGTGTGATTGTGATAGTTTTGGTGACTTTCTGACCCCCCCTCTGTTCCCTCCAGGCTCTGTGGGGCAGCTTCTCACAACCAGGGGTCGACTTCCAGAGGACATAGCCCTGCACTACTACTCTCAAGTCACAGCTACACTAGAGTACCTGCAGAAGAGACGAGTCGCACACCTGGACATAAAAGGTaggcgacacatctgaccttcAATACTTCTACAGTCAACATAAAcaactgcacacgcacacataaacaaagGGGGTCTGAACGCAGAAACTATACCACTGTGAAAGATGGGCTGGGTGTTTGATTGTGTTTGAGCGTTCAAATCATTCTTAACATCTACCATTCAGAAGTTCAGGAAAAGGTGAGAAGACAGGACTCGTCATAGAAATCATACTGagatttctttttcttttctttttttcgtcTTTTTTTCCGTTTGTTTTTGTAGTTGTTGTGTGGAACACAAATGTCAGAGATTGAGTCTTGATCTCTCGCACCTGTGTTGTGAAACCAGACTATCACACAGAGAACTTGCCAAGCCGGGAATTTCCCACAGCGTGACTCACCGCTTCACTTTAGCGACGGCGCATGTGCGCACGGGAGAAAAAGCGTGCAAGGCCGATCGGAGGAGGGGAACGGAGAGAGAAAATaccgagcgagaaagagagagtgtgagcgcGAGGGGAAGGGAGTACCACAGAGAATACTTATCACAcagagagtaaaaaaaaaaagaagaaaaaaggcagaaaggagaagtgggggaggggcagaatgGGATGGAGAGGGGTTGACAGAACCTACACTCCCCCTGGTGTCTGACATGCAGTTCTGCATAGGAAACAAGGTGGCTTTGCCAACTCTGATCACCTGCTGCTTGTCTGTAAACAGCCCCTAAATGCATTCTAGATATGATTGTCTTGGCCAACAGCTGTTTCCTAATAGCCGACATGACTCACATTCTACTCCAATGGCCATCTGACCATAGTCTGCATAGCTACACTGCTGCTAAATGCGTCTTTCTTATCTAAGGATTACAGAACAACCGTCAGATAATCCAGCACAGCACATCTACATGAAGTCAATTTCCTTCTCTGTACGTGTGTCTTTCAGCGGAAAATGTGTTGCTGTCCGAGGATGGGAAAGACATCTTTTTGTGTGACTTTGGACAGTCCGAGAGACTGGACCACAACGGGCAGAGCCTCAGTTCCTCTCGAGGTAAACAATAACAAGACCTCAGACGCCCAGTCCCTCGGCCAGAGTGCGTGACCTGTATGCGACCTTGGCGGACGCCTCAATGTTCACgctttccgtgtgtgtgtgagagcagataTGAAGGGCACGGAGACTCACATGGCCCCTGAGGTGGTGAAAGGGGAACCCCGCGGAGCCAAGGCAGACGTGTGGAGCAGCTGCTGTATGCTACTGCACATGCTCAATGGGTGCCAGCCCTGGATTCGAAACTACTCCTGTCTTCTATACCTCCAGGTAGGAATCATCCACCCAAGTGCGAGTCTCCCAACTGTCACACATTCCAGAACGACTGTTTAGTCAACGACGCTGATCCTTTGTGTTTCCGTGGTCACAGATAGCCAATAGGCCACCGCCTCTCAGAGAGATCCCCCCTGACTGCAGTCCGCTCACTGCTGAGATCCTAAAGGCGGGCCTGCAGAAAGACCCAATCGTGAGAGCTTCAGCGTCTGATCTCAAGAAAAAGGCAGTCAGAGCCCTTAGAGAAGGTGACCACCGCTACACTGCCTGTTCAAtcatctgtttgttttgttttttattctCGTTTATTTCAGGGACAATGCACACCAATCAACAGCAAAACTGTAAGTGGGCCAGAGTTAGCCAGAGACGCTAATTTTCATCTGCTGTCCCCGGCCAGACGTTTAAAGGCAgcctaaaaaaaaacagacagtaACGTATAGACACAACCAGTTCACATATAAGCAAAAGAAAAGTGTACCTGCAGTACAAGCACATACGTAACACTGAGGAACATAACATACGTCCACACTTAACAAGACAAACGCAGATATAGGCAGACAGTACATCAATGCTTGCAAACCTGATTGGCAACATGTTTGaatgttttgtatgtgtcttTTGTGCATATGTGTGATGGCAGAGCATTCCAAGTGTATGCTGAATTGACAGAAAATACTGACTTGCTAAAAGCTATGTGAAATAACACAATCATCTAGCTAAAATAACTACATTAAATTAATTAATCTATCAACTGCTGTAATGCTGTGTAATAACAATGTTAACCACAAAACGTTCTGTGATGTAGTAACAatattttgtatgtgtttgtgacgCTGAAGTGGGGGGACTCACTAGCCCCATCAGAGGACCTTACAAGGAACCTCTACGGAACGTCGACCACCCCTTGTACTCCCCTCaacccagctccagccctgccATCTCTGAGGAGTGTTACGACCCCTGCGAGCTTTCCAAGGGTCCAGGATGGAGGGAaaataaggaggaggaggaggaggcctctGACCAAGGGAAAAAAAGGGCAGAGTCGACTCTCCCCCTCCTTACCCCACCACATGTCCACCCCAAACACAAGACAGCAAATGTGTCTTCCACTTTGTCAGAGGTTGAGTTGCGCAAATTGGAAAAGGGTGAGTGCCAATACTGTAgtatgtgagtgagagagaacgagaaagagtGTTATGAGTCCTATATAAATAGTAGGAGCATCGgataatcgggctagtaatcagaaggtcgctggttcgattcccggccgtgtgtaatgacgttgtgtccttgggcaagtcacttcaccctacttgcctcgggggaatgtccctgtacttactgtgagtcgctctggataagagcgtctgctaaaaatgactaaatgtaaatgtctctgtCGTTGCTGTTTCTACTTGCTTACTTTTCTCATGGTTGGATTtctgttgtgtctgtctgtctgtctgtgtccgcTCAGATTTCTACCTGATCAGTCTGTCTCAGCTGTACTCACCCGAGAGTCTGGAGCAGCTGCTCTCATGCCTGAACAGTGAGAGCCACTCCAACTGGGAACAAGGTGACAAAAAGGTAACCAATCCAAATGTACGTTTCACAGCTAAGGGAGTAATGTGCTTTAAAGGGTCCCTTCGCAACATCACTAGATTGGGGGAGGTTGCAGGTTTAAATCCCTCTCTGTACGTCAACATTTGGGCAAATGTTTTCTAAaaatcttattattattattatatgcaTTTACAaccttcctgtcttcctgctcTGTCTGTCCGGCA contains:
- the map3k14a gene encoding mitogen-activated protein kinase kinase kinase 14, with amino-acid sequence MAVSGRLLRNSTTPFSCSLGADRNKADLAYQTHVQRVEDKRRKESKGDIMENVHPIIAKVLTQGTAQVGEGPPNCWENSPFIAQAECETQESQEFSPSCSSRSYNPPTCLISGHFSEHNHVVDPTSLHPLDTCRSQHIPRKKQRKRQKRKEKKKEEKAKSRKPRPRRRVPSGVPEQESGTIRLVLQGKVSDSQRERTINSHLQGSEEQERGLSSYSYNPGHIWEPQNCNPLSDLPAFGLDGDSESLGDFTLALAGLRGSVSQGDLCFAAPFSKDMETDVRKAEENELSASEPDINEGIVFNENIRPVDYEYREGKEFTSEFIRRGAYGEVYSVRDRKTNYRFASKKIPLKNFNSGEVSTWSALKSPRVVELFGVVREGPYVHLLMEYKSGSVGQLLTTRGRLPEDIALHYYSQVTATLEYLQKRRVAHLDIKAENVLLSEDGKDIFLCDFGQSERLDHNGQSLSSSRDMKGTETHMAPEVVKGEPRGAKADVWSSCCMLLHMLNGCQPWIRNYSCLLYLQIANRPPPLREIPPDCSPLTAEILKAGLQKDPIVRASASDLKKKAVRALREVGGLTSPIRGPYKEPLRNVDHPLYSPQPSSSPAISEECYDPCELSKGPGWRENKEEEEEASDQGKKRAESTLPLLTPPHVHPKHKTANVSSTLSEVELRKLEKDFYLISLSQLYSPESLEQLLSCLNSESHSNWEQGDKKDSGRWSISPGEDLSSGVFSYNSQSETGFSMDWRGHSNLPSPRRLEGVGVCIRDFNGQNIQIREKLGVTVGHIATGISEQISERVFTMETQEGQPVVCNEVVQSAGIGLRCIPAPDHSTFWTWRIRDGVLETQD